The genomic stretch TTTAAATTGGTCTTATCcaaatcacagagaaatatttttgCAGATAATATAACATATTGTTTCAGATCATATGCAATGTATAAGGATGCAGGTGTGTAATCTACGTATGTATATGCATAGGTCTTTTTTCCTGCCAAACCTAAACAGTAGATAAACTGGAACTGAGTTCACTTAAGATTAATTTAAATGGTTTAGGATTCCTTAATAGCAGTTTGAATAAGATAAATTATATGAcaattaaacactgaaaaaaacttttaatgTCATTAAGAAATTCAAGACTGCATTCAAGCTTATTGTTACAGAGTTTTAGACTTCTTAAATGTCTGTCTTTTACAAGACCTCTAGACACTGTGTCCTAGTAACACATTGGTTATCTAAACCAGGACTCCAAGGATGAACTTGCTGACCCAGAGCTGGACAGGATTGGCAGTGACATTGAGGAGGGAGGACTGGACCTCGGGCCTGCCATTTCAACCATCACTGCTTATGTCAGTGACAAACGGGAGATGCTAGAGCAGTGTTTCCATGTGCTGGGGGAGAAGAAGCTACATAAGATGCTGCCTGATGAACTTAAGGTGATTTGTGAGCATGTGGACTGCCGTTATACCGCTATAAAATACTGAAAGTAAATGTCATTGAATAGCATTATATGAGTGTTTTACGAAATGCAtcaaatgaacatttttcattgttaaagAAATGGTGTAACAACTAGTCATCAAACAGCATTCGTTGAAGGTCGGAAGCGTAACCATAACCAGCCTCGCAAATGCGTCACCATCATTTTGCTGCATCAACTTTCAGAAATATCACACTGTAATTTCACAGACAGTCTGTGGGCTCATGGACCTGATTTCCTGCATATGGCATGTGTTGCCTACCAAACTAATATGCTGGAAGGCATGTGACTGTGGTCATGTAATAATAGTAATTTCTTGAAAAGGTTTGTTCTATCTTTTTGTGGAGTTATGGTGAACTTAGTACATtatataatttttcatttccattcagtCACTCATATTTTACTTTCAACAGTTCTTCAAAACTTCAATTGAATATTGCTAatgttgctgttattttacATATTGCGTGTTTAGTTGCTGGTAAGATTTTCGTCTATAGCTGTAAATTAGCTATGGAGCCatataataaaactgaaaagaaaagatataATGCActaaatttgaattaaaaagtGAGCAAATATCtcagaaaaatagagaaataagGCCATAGAATTCTGCCATTTGCTTCGGAGCCCGTGAAGCAACTTCAAAGATGCCATTTAAACACATTATCCTTCACAGGATTGTAGTTTAGAGGAAATCAAAACGCTGTGTTGGGAGCAACTGGAGCCAATCTCAGAGAAAAATCTTATTCAGATCTTGGCAGGTAAGACCTAAGGCCAGTTTGGCACATTTTTTTACAGCAATTTTCTGGACTGTTAAAATAATACAGTATTGCAAACAAAGCATTTTCATTCACTTGAAGGTGTTGTTTATCTTCTCTAGGGGAAGAGCTGACATCTGGAGATGgggatgaaaacacagaggaaacctTGGAAAGCCAGTGAGCAAAAAGTTTTCAAACTTATTCAGAACATAACTTCAGAGTAAAAACAGTATGTGTCCTCATacttattattatgtttttatttcttttttcccccatcaaGGCAAGACAATAATGTAGACTCTACATCTTGCTtcaaagaaacagcaaaaactgAGGACCCCAAGCAAGGtatttaatatgtaaaacacagaaagaacatCTCCATTCAATCAAAGACTTTAAAGAGAAAATTGCTATGAAAGgaccattttacatttaaaatgtatctttCTTTACAGAGGGTGGTGGCTCTGGTGAGGAGAGTGACGTTTTAAGCATAAACGCAGACACTTACGATAGTGACATAGAAGGACCTAAAGAGGAGCAGGCTGTTAAAGCTATGGAGGGGGCAGTGAAACTAGAGGACAGCAGTGGGGAGGTCACTGACCCAGCTGTAAACCCCAATCCAACAGATCCAGAGCCTCCCAAGGGCTCTCAGCCAATGGAAGCAAAGAAAGACATTCAAAGTGACATCGACAAAAGCGTCAGCGAGATTTTAGCGTTTTCGTCCGTTTCGGGGGAAGAGGTAGCTAAAGAGCAGAATGCACCGCCGCAGTCTGTAGATGTAAGTTCACCCGTTCAAAGCGGACCCGTTTCAAGTCGCGCACCTGCAGCTTGTCAGCCGTCCATTCAGCAACTGGAGCTTCTCGAGCTGGAAATGAGGGCCAGAGCCATTAAGGCTCTGATGAAAGCAAGTGATGGTAAAAAACCCTCTGTGGTGAAAAACATCTAACGTggtttattttgatgttttatatggttttaatggttttataCACTTATAAAACTGAGTCAAACTGAGTCAAAGAACTCAGTTAATGGATGTagaatttagtttgttttgagCAATTTAAAACATAGTtcagattgttttgttgtttaaaccTGTCATATTGTTCTAAGTGTACCATTCAAACCATGTCACATTATTACTCCATATTGGAATGATGTTACAAACTGTTTAATGCCAATTTAAACACTTAAGACCTGTTTTACCCCACTCTACTCTGTGTGTTCTGGGAATGTCTGAACATTAACACAATACCAAATGTAGTTTTCCCCTtagccactagatggcagtattACTCTGCTGCAATAAATCCAAGGGGAGAGCAAGACATAATTTATTTGCCtacattacagtaaaaataGTCATGAGCAGCTTGAAAGTCAAGTTTTCAGAGTAATGCTGTTATTTAGTGATTAAGTTAGGGCAATAATCGTTTTTTCAGGGACAGAGGTTCTCACTGAGCTGGCGTTAGAGGATGTAAGCATATCAGAGCgatgtgttattttgtatgTAGGCCGAGCTCTGCAAGGCAaagcaggtggcagcagtgtTGTACTGTCATTTAGACGCTTTCAGCATTTCTTTACTGAACACCTGTTAGACTTGTCAGGCTGTAGCATGCATAGTAACACCATGCACTGCCATCTCTTTCATATTTGCATCTGCTAACGGCTTGGTCTGTTTTGTATTGCTACTGTAAAATGGATGTCTGTTTGgtaaaggaaacaaaaagcCCTTCCTGTGGCATAACAGACAGAATACAGAGCATTAGATTACAGAGCAGAGAATTAGAGCAGCTGCCCTCACTTATACATCTGTTTAATTCACCAGAGTaacttttaaattattttttacttccTGTACCTCTATGTTATAGCTAGAACTAATAGCATCTTCTCACCTAATATTGTAATTTATTCTCAAGTTGATTTCCAGTATAAACTGTAAgattgctgtgtgtgtctgcgcaaTTACATGCAGATGCAGAGCAAAACCGATCTCTACCCCAAAGGAGACAATGAAATGTACGATAAGAAGCCAGTTGCCTCCTGGGTATTTGCATTTAAAGGGGATATTTCATGGGAGGAGTGAGGGTGGGGAGggttaaatgcatttttctttatGCATTTATGTGCAAGTATCTTTGTGCTCATTGATGATTTCAAGAGGGAAAACGTCCACTTTAGTAAAAAGAGATACAACGATTCTAAAGTGCTCGTGGTGTCTGTCATTGGTGAGTATTTATCAGTGTCATTTTACTGCTATTAGAATGCCAATTATGATTTAGTGTGAGCGGATAAATGGCTTTTTTAAGCAGACCTCAAAATGAGTGGGCTGAAAAATGGATTGATGGAAGGGAAGCTGTTTTGTTGAGGGAGTACTTTTTGGAATTCAAATGAACCCGATGAACCTTGTTAAAATATTGAGGTGTGATGCTTCCGTGAATGGTGCTATTATCAGAGTCAAAAGCAAGGTCATGCAAAAAGTTCTTGTGCTCACCGGTTCATCTTTTTAATAGCCACACCTGTCATTTTCCACAGTGTTGTGACCCAGTCTCTGGTTAGCAATGCTCATTAGAGATTAAAAAAGCTtggtattttctttaaaaatgataGATGATGAGTGTTTTATACCCTCAACCTCATGTTTAACTTTCACTATTTAGCAACCCCTGAAAGCAGAAGAAACAGACCATAATGTAATCCCTCTCATGTACTAGATTTCTTGAAGACTTTGTATGCCACATACTGTGTGCTGTAGGAAGTGGTAAGTTGGTGGTAGGTGTTGACAGGTTTGACGCACTTTAGATTGTGATACATCCTTCATGGGTGTTGATTGCAATCATCCTCTCTACCTATAAGGCATCTTCAGCCTTCAGTAGAAAGAAGGGctcaaacattttttgtaaGTTGACTTTGTTGTACATTTACGCTCCTTAAAGACTGTTCTAGAACAGTAATTGTTGCAGTGGCCCCTAAGAACAAAATACATATAggaatgaaaatgtaaacatcgGGAGGAATGCGCTCCAGTCCAGACTTGCTGCAAATaccaaaacaaatctgaaaGGCAAGAGCACAAACATTAATCTCTCTGAATGCATAATGCTGCAAATGTCAAACCACAATAGTAATGTACAGcaaaaaaggttttttttcctaactCTCACAGGGTGGCTCTAGAAATAGGGATGTCAGTTTTGGCATGTCTTTGAGTCTGATGGTCCAACTCTTTGGTCCACTTTGGTAACTGAATTGATTCCCATTAGAATTTGAACAGACATTCATGCTCCACAGAGTATGAATAATTTGATCCTCGTACTTTTCATCCAGTTCCACCACCAACAGGTAAAATTTCCACTCATCCAACACTTTAGTTTATGACAAAAAGTAGCATGAAAAATGGACGACCCAGTTCTTGTCAGCGTTAGCTGTACACAGTGGCAGAAGTATTTAAATGGTTTTCATATGTAAAACCTCTGTAAGAATACATAAGGATTATCAGATAAATGTACTAAATGTATCAAAACTAAAAGTAGTCATGCAGAATGCAGTGTTATtatatgttatttattattattgatttgttACATTTAAGTacaagcagcattttaatgcatCTGGTGAGACTGAGCAAATGCGTTCTACTTATTCTACTGTCTGCTAGTTTGATCAGAAGTAATGCATAATATTTGATAAAGATACCATATCATTTGTTTGTATAATAGTAGTACCAGCACAGCCActctcatgtgtttttatttctgtgtttctttttttttaacagagggAGCACAAGCATgtttgtgggggaaaaaaaaacaaaaaaaacttgtcaGTCCAATTTAAAACTCTAGATGTTACTGTGGCACCACAGGGAAAAACTATAGGGGCAAAAAAGATTATTAtgttgatgtctttttttttttttttcaagatcACATCCTGTTTgcataaataaagtatttctcTTCAAATTCCCTCCGTATTGACTGTGTTCTTTTCTGCAGCTAGAAATTAAATTGAACAGCTCATGCTGACAGGCAATAAATAACTTAGCACCTCTGTATGACTAAATGAATTGATTTCCCCAAGCAGTGACTCATTggacacatttcattttcttcaagTTTCAGACTGTTTTTCTTAACAAAGTAGAAGAAATGTTTGATGTTAGATGTactttgttttgattaaatgtCCAATTCTGTGTTGGTGctaattagggcccgagcaacgagttgcgtgggcccaacggggccatgcaacgagttgcaaggaccctcttgttttcggtctgtttattattattattattattattagggcccgagcaacgagttgcgtgggcccaacggggccatgcaacgagttgcaaggaccctcttgttttcggtctgtttattattattattattattattagggcccgagcaacgagttgcgtgggcccaacggggccatgcaacgagttgcaaggaccctcttgttttcggtctgtttattattattattattattattattagggcccgagcaacgagttgcgtgggcccaacggggccatgcaacgagtt from Lates calcarifer isolate ASB-BC8 unplaced genomic scaffold, TLL_Latcal_v3 _unitig_3926_quiver_2112, whole genome shotgun sequence encodes the following:
- the LOC108895152 gene encoding caspase activity and apoptosis inhibitor 1, with translation MLKKKLSITEKKRKYSQSEERHDSNKRRSTEQNAEDSKDELADPELDRIGSDIEEGGLDLGPAISTITAYVSDKREMLEQCFHVLGEKKLHKMLPDELKDCSLEEIKTLCWEQLEPISEKNLIQILAGEELTSGDGDENTEETLESQQDNNVDSTSCFKETAKTEDPKQEGGGSGEESDVLSINADTYDSDIEGPKEEQAVKAMEGAVKLEDSSGEVTDPAVNPNPTDPEPPKGSQPMEAKKDIQSDIDKSVSEILAFSSVSGEEVAKEQNAPPQSVDVSSPVQSGPVSSRAPAACQPSIQQLELLELEMRARAIKALMKASDGKKPSVVKNI